The following are encoded in a window of Microbacterium sp. LWO13-1.2 genomic DNA:
- a CDS encoding GuaB1 family IMP dehydrogenase-related protein has product MEFSGALPTVDLTYSDVFLVPRRSAVSSRLQVDLAPRDGTAATLPLVASNMNSVTGPRLAAVLARRGGIGVLPQDMPLQHLDAAIREVKSQPVLWDTPLVLPPEASVSDALRLVPAVAGHGVVVATGRAPFDVGRILGILPASRLATALPDAQLGDLVHSGTPSLDADDVGSERHAFDVITDAGVEMMTVIHHGHLVGTLSARSALRSTLYRPALDAQGRLVVAAAIGINGDVAAKAKALAAAGVDVLVVDTAHGHQEGMLRALRSVSELDLGLPIVAGNIVTADGVNDLVDSGATILKVGVGPGAMCTTRMMTAVGRPQFSAVLETAEAARQVGAHIWADGGVRYPRDVALALAAGAASVMIGSWFAGTIEAPGELQSDADGRIYKESWGMASTKAVQARFERLDPYERARKELFAEGISSSKIYLDPLRPGVEDLLDMITSGVRSSFTYAGAATVAEFHDRAFVGLQSAAGYEEGKALPVSW; this is encoded by the coding sequence ATGGAGTTCTCAGGTGCGTTGCCGACCGTCGATCTGACCTATTCAGACGTCTTTCTCGTGCCGCGCAGATCCGCGGTCTCCAGTCGCCTCCAGGTCGATCTCGCGCCACGGGACGGCACCGCTGCGACCCTTCCGCTGGTGGCGTCCAACATGAACTCCGTGACGGGTCCGCGACTCGCGGCCGTGCTCGCCCGGCGCGGCGGGATCGGCGTGCTCCCGCAGGACATGCCGCTGCAGCACCTGGATGCGGCGATTCGAGAGGTGAAGAGCCAGCCGGTGCTCTGGGACACACCGCTCGTGCTCCCGCCAGAGGCATCCGTGTCAGACGCGCTCCGGCTCGTCCCGGCGGTCGCCGGACATGGCGTCGTCGTCGCGACCGGGAGGGCCCCCTTCGATGTCGGCCGGATTCTCGGCATCCTTCCGGCGTCTCGACTCGCCACGGCCCTGCCGGATGCGCAGCTGGGCGACCTCGTGCATTCCGGCACGCCGTCGCTCGACGCCGACGATGTCGGTTCGGAGCGCCATGCGTTCGACGTGATCACCGACGCCGGAGTCGAGATGATGACCGTCATCCACCATGGGCACCTGGTCGGGACGCTCAGCGCTCGCAGTGCGTTGCGGTCCACGCTCTACCGTCCGGCGCTCGACGCCCAGGGTCGGCTCGTGGTCGCCGCGGCGATCGGCATCAACGGCGACGTCGCGGCGAAGGCCAAGGCGTTGGCCGCGGCCGGAGTCGACGTCCTGGTCGTGGATACCGCGCACGGTCATCAGGAGGGGATGCTCCGGGCTCTGCGTTCCGTGTCGGAGCTGGATCTCGGTCTGCCGATCGTGGCGGGCAACATCGTCACGGCGGACGGTGTGAACGATCTGGTCGATTCCGGAGCGACGATCCTCAAGGTCGGCGTCGGCCCCGGTGCGATGTGCACGACACGGATGATGACCGCCGTGGGGCGACCGCAGTTCTCCGCCGTGCTGGAGACCGCCGAGGCCGCGCGCCAGGTGGGCGCGCACATCTGGGCGGACGGCGGCGTCCGCTATCCGCGCGACGTCGCTCTCGCGCTCGCCGCGGGTGCCGCATCCGTCATGATCGGCTCCTGGTTCGCCGGCACGATCGAGGCGCCGGGCGAACTCCAGAGCGACGCAGACGGCCGCATCTACAAGGAATCGTGGGGGATGGCCTCGACGAAGGCCGTGCAGGCACGCTTCGAACGCCTCGACCCCTACGAGCGGGCGCGCAAAGAGCTGTTCGCCGAGGGCATCTCCTCGTCGAAGATCTACCTCGACCCCTTGCGTCCCGGCGTGGAGGATCTCCTCGACATGATCACCTCAGGGGTGCGTTCGTCCTTCACCTACGCCGGCGCGGCAACCGTGGCGGAGTTCCACGACCGCGCCTTCGTCGGTCTGCAGTCGGCCGCCGGCTATGAAGAGGGCAAGGCGCTGCCGGTGAGCTGGTAG
- a CDS encoding multifunctional oxoglutarate decarboxylase/oxoglutarate dehydrogenase thiamine pyrophosphate-binding subunit/dihydrolipoyllysine-residue succinyltransferase subunit, producing the protein MSNQVTGDGGFGANSWLVEELYEQFKVNRDSVDKEWWPILEKYQPETAAPPAGEAAPATQTAHPVTAPIPVIGAQPVARTTTKPAAAAPIPAQAPKPAAKSDPVEATEEDKVTVLRGMTKTLAANMDESLTVPTATSVRTIPAKLMIDNRIVINNHMARTRGGKISFTHLIGWALIQTLKEFPSQNVFYAEVDGKPSVVAPAHVNLGIAIDLPKPDGTRALMVPSIKRADTMTFTEYLSAYEDLVGRARGNKLTAADFQGTTLSLTNPGGIGTVHSVPRLMKGQGAIIGAGALEYPAEFQGASEKTLNELAIGKTITLTSTYDHRVIQGAGSGEFLKKVHELLIGQRGFYDDIFAALRIPYAPIHWNADIAVDLAERVDKTARVQELINSFRVRGHLMADIDPLEYVQRSHPDLEIETHGLTFWDLDREFVTGGFGGRRVAKLREILGVLRDSYCRTLGIEYMHIQDPEQRRWFQEKVELKYQKPGHDEQLRVLRKLNEAEAFETFLQTKFVGQKRFSLEGGESLIPLLDEILQGAATAGLEGAAIGMAHRGRLNVLTNIAGKTYGQVFREFEGTQTPGNQRGSGDVKYHLGTEGTFIADDGGELPVYLAANPSHLETVDGVLEGIVRAKQDRHPIGTFSWLPILVHGDAAFAGQGVVVETLQMSQLRGYRTGGTIHVVVNNQVGFTTTPTDARTSVYATDVAKTIQAPIFHVNGDDPEAVIHVAQLAFEYRERFHRDVVIDLVCYRRRGHNEGDDPSMTQPLMTDLIQAKRSVRRLYTEALVGRGDITEQEYEEAKADFQNRLEIAFAETHAAETGATPIAPVTTHVDEQEGAPDVTGVANEVIQLIGDAFVNKPEGFTVHPKVQQLLDKRADMSRNGGIDWAFGELLAFGSLLLEGTPVRLAGQDARRGTFVQRHAVMHDRTNGQEWLPLANLSDSQGRVWVYDSLLSEYAALGYEYGYSVEAPEALVLWEAQFGDFVNGAQSVIDEYISAAEQKWGQYSGVTLLLPHGYEGQGPDHSSARIERFLQLCAQDNMIVARPSTPASHFHLLRRQAYARPRKPLIIFTPKAMLRLRGATSPVEAFTQGRFEPVIDDDRGLDRSAVKRVLVHSGKIHWDLRSELEKNPNPEVALVRLEQLYPTPIDELKAITDSYPNAELVWVQDEPENQGAWPFLALAFADVPGDRTFYPVARAASASPATGSSKVHAAEQARLLRTALTVG; encoded by the coding sequence GTGTCGAACCAGGTGACCGGCGACGGGGGGTTCGGAGCCAATTCCTGGCTCGTCGAAGAGCTCTACGAGCAGTTCAAGGTGAACCGCGACTCCGTCGACAAGGAGTGGTGGCCGATCCTCGAGAAGTATCAGCCGGAGACCGCCGCTCCCCCGGCAGGCGAGGCCGCGCCGGCCACACAGACGGCTCATCCAGTCACCGCCCCCATCCCGGTGATCGGCGCGCAGCCCGTCGCCCGGACGACCACCAAGCCGGCCGCCGCCGCCCCGATCCCCGCCCAGGCACCGAAGCCCGCGGCGAAGAGCGATCCCGTCGAGGCGACCGAGGAAGACAAGGTCACTGTCCTGCGCGGCATGACCAAGACTCTCGCCGCGAACATGGACGAGTCCCTCACCGTCCCCACTGCGACCAGCGTGCGCACGATCCCGGCGAAGCTGATGATCGACAACCGCATCGTCATCAACAACCACATGGCCCGCACACGCGGCGGCAAGATCAGCTTCACGCATCTCATCGGTTGGGCGCTCATCCAGACGCTCAAGGAGTTCCCGAGCCAGAACGTGTTCTACGCCGAGGTCGACGGCAAGCCGTCTGTCGTCGCGCCGGCGCACGTGAACCTCGGCATCGCGATCGACCTCCCCAAGCCGGACGGCACCCGCGCCCTCATGGTGCCGAGCATCAAGCGTGCCGACACGATGACCTTCACCGAGTACCTCTCCGCCTACGAGGACCTCGTCGGCCGCGCCCGTGGCAACAAGCTCACCGCTGCCGACTTCCAGGGCACGACGCTCTCGCTCACCAACCCGGGCGGCATCGGCACCGTGCACTCCGTGCCCCGTCTGATGAAGGGCCAGGGCGCCATCATCGGCGCCGGCGCCCTCGAGTACCCGGCCGAGTTCCAGGGCGCCAGCGAGAAGACGCTGAACGAGCTCGCGATCGGCAAGACGATCACCCTGACCAGCACCTATGACCACCGTGTCATCCAGGGCGCCGGCTCCGGCGAGTTCCTCAAGAAGGTGCACGAGCTGCTCATCGGGCAGCGCGGCTTCTACGACGACATCTTCGCGGCCCTGCGCATCCCGTACGCCCCGATCCACTGGAACGCGGACATCGCCGTCGACCTCGCCGAGCGCGTCGACAAGACCGCCCGCGTGCAGGAGCTCATCAACTCCTTCCGCGTGCGCGGTCACCTGATGGCCGACATCGACCCGCTGGAGTACGTGCAGCGTTCGCACCCCGACCTCGAGATCGAGACCCACGGCCTCACGTTCTGGGATCTCGACCGCGAGTTCGTCACCGGTGGCTTCGGCGGACGACGTGTCGCGAAGCTGCGCGAGATCCTCGGCGTCCTCCGCGACTCCTACTGCCGCACGCTGGGCATCGAGTACATGCACATCCAGGATCCTGAGCAGCGCCGCTGGTTCCAGGAGAAGGTCGAGCTCAAGTACCAGAAGCCCGGCCACGACGAGCAGCTGCGGGTGCTCCGCAAGCTCAACGAGGCCGAAGCGTTCGAGACCTTCCTGCAGACGAAGTTCGTCGGACAGAAGCGCTTCTCGCTCGAGGGCGGCGAGTCGCTCATCCCGCTGCTCGACGAGATCCTGCAGGGTGCGGCGACGGCCGGCCTCGAGGGCGCCGCGATCGGGATGGCGCACCGTGGTCGCCTGAACGTTCTCACCAACATCGCCGGCAAGACCTACGGACAGGTGTTCCGTGAGTTCGAGGGCACCCAGACCCCGGGCAACCAGCGCGGCTCCGGTGACGTGAAGTACCACCTCGGCACCGAGGGCACCTTCATCGCGGATGACGGCGGCGAACTTCCCGTCTACCTCGCCGCGAACCCGTCGCACCTGGAGACCGTGGACGGCGTGCTCGAGGGCATCGTCCGCGCCAAGCAGGACCGCCACCCGATCGGCACGTTCTCGTGGCTGCCGATCCTCGTGCACGGCGATGCCGCTTTCGCCGGTCAGGGCGTCGTGGTCGAGACGCTGCAGATGTCCCAACTGCGCGGCTACCGCACCGGTGGCACGATCCACGTCGTGGTCAACAACCAGGTCGGGTTCACCACCACCCCGACGGATGCCCGCACCTCGGTGTACGCGACGGATGTCGCGAAGACCATCCAGGCACCGATCTTCCACGTGAACGGCGACGACCCCGAAGCGGTCATCCACGTCGCCCAGCTCGCGTTCGAGTACCGCGAGCGGTTCCACCGCGATGTCGTCATCGACCTCGTCTGCTACCGGCGACGTGGCCACAACGAGGGCGATGACCCCTCGATGACGCAGCCGCTGATGACCGACCTCATCCAGGCGAAGCGGTCCGTCCGCCGGCTCTACACCGAGGCTCTGGTCGGCCGCGGTGACATCACCGAGCAGGAGTACGAAGAGGCGAAGGCCGACTTCCAGAACCGGCTCGAGATCGCCTTCGCCGAGACGCACGCGGCCGAGACCGGTGCCACACCGATCGCCCCGGTCACCACGCATGTCGATGAGCAGGAGGGCGCCCCCGACGTCACCGGCGTCGCGAACGAGGTCATCCAGCTCATCGGCGACGCCTTCGTGAACAAGCCGGAGGGCTTCACCGTGCACCCGAAGGTGCAGCAGCTCCTCGACAAGCGCGCGGACATGAGTCGCAACGGCGGAATCGACTGGGCGTTCGGCGAGCTGCTCGCCTTCGGCTCACTGCTGCTGGAGGGCACCCCGGTGCGCCTCGCAGGGCAGGATGCCCGTCGTGGCACCTTCGTGCAGCGTCATGCCGTGATGCACGACCGCACCAACGGACAGGAATGGCTGCCGCTGGCGAACCTCTCCGACAGTCAGGGCCGCGTCTGGGTCTACGACTCCCTGCTCAGCGAGTACGCCGCTCTCGGCTACGAGTACGGCTACTCCGTGGAGGCGCCGGAAGCGCTGGTGCTGTGGGAGGCGCAGTTCGGCGACTTCGTCAACGGCGCCCAGTCGGTCATCGACGAGTACATCTCGGCCGCCGAGCAGAAGTGGGGCCAGTACTCCGGCGTCACGCTGCTGCTCCCGCACGGCTACGAGGGTCAGGGACCCGACCACTCCTCGGCGCGCATCGAGCGTTTCCTGCAGCTGTGCGCGCAGGACAACATGATCGTCGCGCGCCCGTCGACGCCGGCTTCCCACTTCCACCTGCTGCGCCGTCAGGCATACGCGCGGCCGCGCAAGCCGCTGATCATCTTCACGCCGAAGGCGATGCTGCGCCTTCGCGGGGCCACCAGCCCGGTCGAGGCGTTCACTCAGGGCCGCTTCGAACCGGTCATAGACGACGACCGCGGGCTCGACCGAAGCGCCGTCAAGCGCGTGCTGGTGCACTCCGGCAAGATCCACTGGGATCTGCGCAGCGAGCTCGAGAAGAACCCGAACCCAGAGGTCGCGCTGGTGCGTCTGGAGCAGCTGTACCCGACCCCGATCGACGAGCTCAAGGCGATCACCGACTCGTACCCGAACGCCGAGCTGGTGTGGGTGCAGGACGAGCCGGAGAACCAGGGTGCATGGCCGTTCCTCGCGCTCGCCTTCGCCGATGTCCCCGGTGACCGCACGTTCTATCCCGTCGCCCGTGCCGCATCCGCGTCGCCCGCGACCGGATCCTCGAAGGTGCACGCGGCCGAACAAGCCCGACTGCTGCGCACCGCGCTCACCGTCGGCTGA
- a CDS encoding BadF/BadG/BcrA/BcrD ATPase family protein yields the protein MTASSGLVLAVDGGGSKTDVVLLDATGEVLAWERGTGSSPQLEGLDESVRVIDALIGRALDGRDPRELIQVSLYLSGLDLAEEIVAYRSAIVGREWADTAVAVENDLHALLRAGTDSPDAVAVICGTGMNAIGVRADGVVVRFPALGPLSGDWGGGSELGDAVVWHAARAEDGRGPETALRALLLRSVDAPSVAELIEDVHLGRRDHDGFAALAPLVFEAAHAGDAVAQSIVQRQAEEVVAFVQACVRKLDLHDIAVPVVFGGGVARSRDPLLLAGIRDGLDRVAPRAQLSVVDAPPVLGAALLALAATGGDEQALDRTREGLSSDERFQQRVPLSAG from the coding sequence GTGACAGCGTCGTCGGGCCTCGTCCTCGCCGTCGACGGCGGCGGATCGAAGACCGACGTCGTGCTGCTCGACGCCACGGGAGAGGTGCTCGCCTGGGAGCGGGGCACCGGCTCGAGTCCTCAACTGGAGGGTCTCGACGAATCCGTGCGGGTGATCGATGCTCTGATCGGTCGTGCGCTCGACGGGCGCGATCCACGGGAGCTGATCCAGGTGAGCCTGTACCTCTCGGGTCTGGATCTCGCGGAGGAGATCGTCGCGTACCGCTCGGCCATCGTCGGGCGGGAGTGGGCCGATACGGCGGTGGCTGTCGAGAACGACCTGCATGCCCTGCTGCGGGCCGGGACCGACTCGCCCGATGCGGTCGCCGTGATCTGCGGCACCGGGATGAATGCGATCGGCGTGCGGGCCGACGGAGTGGTCGTGCGCTTCCCTGCGCTCGGTCCGCTGTCCGGCGACTGGGGCGGAGGCAGCGAACTCGGTGATGCCGTGGTCTGGCATGCTGCGCGTGCCGAGGACGGCAGAGGACCCGAGACGGCACTGCGTGCGCTGCTGTTGCGCAGCGTCGACGCACCGTCGGTCGCGGAGCTGATCGAGGACGTCCATCTGGGCAGACGCGATCACGACGGCTTCGCGGCGCTGGCGCCGCTCGTGTTCGAAGCGGCGCACGCCGGCGATGCCGTGGCGCAGAGCATCGTGCAGAGGCAGGCCGAGGAGGTCGTCGCCTTCGTGCAGGCATGCGTGCGCAAGCTCGACCTGCACGACATCGCGGTGCCGGTGGTCTTCGGGGGAGGCGTCGCCCGGTCGCGGGATCCGCTGCTCCTGGCGGGTATCCGCGACGGACTCGACAGGGTCGCACCGCGCGCGCAGCTCAGCGTCGTCGACGCGCCGCCCGTTCTCGGCGCGGCGCTGCTCGCGTTGGCGGCCACCGGCGGCGACGAGCAGGCCCTCGACCGGACCCGCGAAGGGCTGAGCTCCGATGAGCGATTCCAGCAGCGGGTGCCGCTCAGCGCCGGCTGA
- a CDS encoding 6-phospho-beta-glucosidase codes for MKLAIVGGGSTYTPELIDGFIRLQQQLPIEEIVLVDSDRSRLDLVGGVSRRMLARAGHPARLTATDDLVAGVSDADAVLIQLRIGGQDAREQDETWPHEVSCIGQETTGPGGLAKALRTVPVVLRIADVVRTHAKPDAWIVDFTNPVGIVTRALLQAGHRAVGLCNVAIGFQRRFAAEAGVEPDRVGLAHVGLNHLTWERGVFVDGKDVLPGLLDSNLQGLADDVELAPALLSQLGVIPSYYLRYYYAHDEVLHEQRHHATRAQEVRAIENELLGLYADPTVDTKPAILEQRGGAFYSEAAIELLIAIRGGTDVPRVVNLRNDGVLPFLPDDHVIEVPAHHIDGTFVAEPVAALPDDISGLISAVAGYERLALDAAIHGGRDRVLRAMRAHPLVLQHDRAENLTDLLLAANSKFLEWA; via the coding sequence ATGAAACTCGCCATCGTCGGCGGTGGATCGACTTACACCCCGGAGCTGATCGACGGATTCATCCGACTTCAGCAGCAATTGCCGATCGAGGAGATCGTGCTGGTCGACAGCGACCGCTCGCGGCTCGATCTCGTCGGCGGCGTGTCCCGGCGGATGCTGGCTCGCGCCGGTCACCCGGCTCGCCTGACGGCGACGGATGACCTGGTCGCCGGAGTCAGCGACGCGGATGCCGTCCTCATCCAGCTGCGCATCGGCGGGCAGGACGCCCGCGAGCAGGACGAGACATGGCCGCACGAGGTCTCCTGCATCGGACAGGAGACGACGGGGCCCGGCGGCCTCGCGAAGGCGCTGCGCACGGTACCCGTCGTTCTGCGGATCGCCGACGTCGTGCGCACGCACGCGAAACCCGACGCCTGGATCGTGGACTTCACGAACCCGGTCGGCATCGTGACCCGCGCGCTTCTGCAGGCCGGGCACCGGGCCGTCGGACTGTGCAACGTCGCCATCGGATTCCAGCGGCGCTTCGCGGCCGAGGCCGGGGTCGAACCCGACCGGGTGGGACTCGCGCACGTCGGGTTGAACCACCTCACGTGGGAGCGCGGCGTATTCGTCGACGGCAAGGATGTGCTCCCGGGACTCCTGGACAGCAACCTGCAGGGACTCGCGGACGACGTCGAGCTCGCACCGGCGCTGCTGTCGCAGCTCGGTGTGATCCCGTCGTACTACCTCCGCTACTACTACGCGCATGACGAGGTCCTGCATGAGCAGCGCCACCACGCCACGCGCGCCCAGGAAGTGCGGGCGATCGAGAACGAGTTGCTCGGACTGTACGCCGATCCGACGGTGGACACGAAGCCCGCGATCCTGGAGCAGCGAGGCGGTGCCTTCTATTCGGAAGCAGCGATCGAACTGCTCATCGCCATCCGTGGCGGCACGGACGTGCCGCGCGTCGTGAACCTCCGCAACGATGGCGTTCTGCCGTTCCTGCCCGACGATCACGTCATCGAGGTGCCGGCGCACCACATCGACGGCACGTTCGTCGCCGAGCCGGTGGCCGCGCTCCCTGACGACATCAGCGGGCTGATCAGTGCTGTCGCCGGATACGAACGCCTCGCGCTGGATGCGGCGATCCACGGCGGACGCGACCGGGTGCTTCGCGCGATGCGTGCCCACCCGCTGGTGCTTCAGCACGATCGAGCCGAGAACCTCACGGATCTGCTCCTGGCGGCCAACTCGAAGTTCCTGGAGTGGGCGTGA
- a CDS encoding ROK family transcriptional regulator: MSQIDPGTSSWLRTRNDREALHLFLEHGPLTRTRLGELSGMSKPTATQMIARLKRADLVRPVGEVSGNRGPSAVSWGVRTDRITGVAVSMLEDTIQAVLVDAAAAEHPIIELPVDKAERSPEGDIRRAIDAACAAADAEHHTVEAVTVGVQAAVSHEHDVISLTDSLPGWPSTGSRRRIEQSLGVAVTLENDVNLATMAERAIGVAQDAGSFALLWMGGGLGVGVDLGGSVHRGAHGSAGEIGYLTVSAAPGAPGAGTTALLGSDAVLQLLGGADARYPQDIAALADDPDALDAIAERIVLTLEPVLAVLDPDMVVLGGPTALACGARLAALVTARTADGERPAPTVHLSTTGSTAVLVGARRLLVQQIRERLEERIPTQ, encoded by the coding sequence ATGTCACAGATCGATCCGGGGACTTCGTCCTGGTTGCGCACCAGGAACGACCGCGAAGCGCTGCACCTGTTCCTCGAGCACGGCCCGCTGACGCGCACCCGGCTGGGGGAGCTGTCCGGGATGTCGAAGCCGACGGCGACGCAGATGATCGCGCGCCTGAAACGCGCCGACCTGGTGCGTCCGGTGGGCGAGGTGTCCGGCAATCGCGGGCCGAGCGCGGTGAGCTGGGGTGTGCGCACTGATCGCATCACGGGCGTCGCGGTGAGCATGCTCGAGGACACTATCCAGGCGGTGCTCGTCGACGCGGCCGCGGCCGAGCATCCCATCATCGAACTTCCCGTCGACAAGGCCGAGCGATCGCCGGAGGGCGACATCCGACGCGCGATCGACGCCGCCTGCGCGGCGGCCGATGCCGAGCATCACACCGTCGAGGCCGTGACGGTGGGGGTGCAGGCGGCAGTGAGCCACGAGCATGATGTGATCTCGTTGACGGACTCGTTGCCCGGCTGGCCATCGACGGGATCGCGGCGGCGGATCGAGCAGTCGCTCGGTGTCGCGGTGACTCTCGAGAACGACGTCAATCTCGCGACGATGGCCGAGCGCGCCATCGGCGTCGCGCAGGATGCCGGCAGCTTCGCGCTGCTCTGGATGGGAGGCGGTCTCGGTGTCGGCGTGGACCTCGGCGGCAGCGTCCATCGCGGCGCGCACGGGAGCGCCGGCGAGATCGGATACCTCACGGTCTCCGCGGCCCCGGGCGCCCCTGGCGCCGGCACCACGGCCCTGCTCGGCTCCGACGCCGTTCTGCAGCTGCTCGGCGGCGCCGACGCACGGTATCCCCAGGACATCGCCGCGCTCGCCGACGACCCCGATGCACTCGACGCCATCGCCGAGCGCATCGTCCTCACCCTCGAACCCGTGCTCGCCGTGCTCGACCCGGACATGGTGGTCCTCGGCGGCCCGACCGCTCTCGCCTGTGGTGCGCGACTCGCTGCCCTTGTCACGGCGCGCACGGCCGATGGCGAACGCCCCGCGCCGACCGTCCACCTCAGCACGACGGGAAGCACCGCGGTACTGGTGGGCGCTCGCCGCCTGCTGGTTCAACAGATCAGGGAACGCCTCGAAGAGCGCATTCCCACCCAGTGA
- a CDS encoding ATP-binding cassette domain-containing protein: MNETSTLEARNLVKNFTLRSGFRTHTLHAVKDVSFTIAAGKTVALVGESGSGKSTIARMLMKLESPTSGQILLDGHRTGSRGRDVAAYRSQVQMVFQDPFASLNPFHTIGHHLERPIRIHHPHLSADQVRERTLELLDRVRLTPAESYVDRRPHELSGGQRQRVAIARALAPGARFIVADEPVSMLDVSIRLEVLNLLADLQREENLGVLYITHDLATARHFSDEIMVLYRGDVVERGPADDVILDPQHEYTRTLLGAAPEPDNLGRLRDEVRRELRSV, translated from the coding sequence ATGAACGAGACATCCACTCTGGAGGCCAGGAACCTGGTGAAGAACTTCACCCTCCGGTCGGGGTTCCGCACACATACTCTGCACGCGGTGAAGGACGTCTCGTTCACGATCGCGGCCGGGAAGACGGTGGCGCTGGTGGGGGAGTCCGGCTCGGGGAAGTCGACGATCGCCCGGATGCTGATGAAGCTGGAATCTCCCACGAGCGGGCAGATCCTCCTGGACGGGCACCGGACCGGCTCCCGGGGGCGGGATGTTGCGGCGTACCGGTCACAGGTGCAGATGGTGTTCCAGGATCCGTTCGCGTCGTTGAACCCTTTCCACACGATCGGGCACCATCTGGAACGCCCGATCCGCATCCATCACCCGCACCTGTCCGCCGATCAGGTGCGTGAACGCACGCTGGAGCTCCTCGATCGCGTGCGCCTCACTCCCGCGGAGAGCTACGTGGATCGGCGCCCGCACGAGCTGTCCGGTGGACAGCGCCAGCGGGTCGCGATCGCTAGGGCCTTGGCGCCGGGGGCGAGGTTCATCGTCGCCGATGAGCCGGTCTCGATGCTGGACGTGTCGATCCGGTTGGAGGTCCTGAACCTGCTCGCGGATCTGCAGCGTGAGGAGAACCTCGGCGTCCTCTACATCACTCACGATCTCGCGACCGCACGGCATTTCAGCGACGAGATCATGGTGCTCTACCGCGGCGACGTCGTCGAACGCGGACCGGCTGACGACGTCATCCTGGACCCCCAGCACGAGTACACCAGAACCCTCCTCGGAGCCGCTCCCGAACCGGACAACCTCGGCAGACTCCGCGACGAGGTCCGCCGCGAACTCCGCTCGGTGTGA
- a CDS encoding ABC transporter ATP-binding protein, translating to MNVPEAVLTARNVSIEYEVDPPVKAVRDVSLTLNRGEILGLAGESGCGKTTLAYGLNRLLKAPALMTSGEIVFHDRSGTDIDVVALGAEGLRVFRWDKISMVFQGAMNSLNPVISVRAQIFDIFDTHRPGMSRKAKTERAEELLTLVGVDPSRLTSFPHELSGGMRQRMMIAMALALDPQVMIMDEPTTALDVVVQRGIIREIMRLRERLGFAVIFITHDLPMLIEISDRIAVMLQGQIVEQGTAEEIYRTPQHEYTKKLLSSFPSLKGERGDFVRTGASIEEQVR from the coding sequence ATGAACGTTCCTGAGGCAGTTCTCACGGCGCGGAACGTGTCGATCGAGTACGAGGTGGATCCGCCGGTGAAGGCTGTCCGCGATGTGTCGTTGACGCTGAATCGTGGGGAGATCCTGGGCCTTGCCGGAGAATCCGGGTGCGGGAAGACGACGCTGGCGTACGGGCTGAACCGATTGCTGAAGGCGCCGGCATTGATGACCAGCGGCGAGATCGTGTTCCACGATCGCTCTGGCACGGACATCGATGTGGTGGCGTTGGGGGCCGAAGGGCTCAGGGTATTCCGCTGGGACAAGATCTCGATGGTGTTCCAGGGGGCGATGAACTCGTTGAACCCGGTCATCAGTGTGCGGGCGCAGATCTTCGACATCTTCGACACGCACCGGCCGGGGATGAGCCGCAAGGCGAAGACCGAGCGCGCCGAGGAGCTCCTCACCCTGGTGGGGGTGGATCCTTCCCGTCTCACGTCGTTTCCGCATGAGCTGTCCGGCGGAATGCGGCAGCGGATGATGATCGCGATGGCGCTGGCCCTGGATCCGCAGGTGATGATCATGGACGAGCCCACGACGGCGCTGGATGTCGTGGTGCAGCGGGGGATCATCCGAGAGATCATGCGGTTGCGCGAGCGACTCGGATTCGCGGTGATCTTCATCACGCATGATCTGCCGATGCTGATCGAGATCAGTGATCGGATCGCGGTGATGCTGCAGGGGCAGATCGTGGAGCAGGGCACGGCGGAGGAGATCTACCGCACTCCGCAGCATGAGTACACGAAGAAGCTGCTCTCCAGCTTCCCGTCACTGAAGGGTGAGCGCGGCGATTTCGTTCGCACCGGCGCATCGATCGAGGAGCAGGTCCGATGA